A single region of the Microlunatus panaciterrae genome encodes:
- a CDS encoding primosomal protein N', which produces MPERQITPEPQLAAVQSALLTAPDRDDAEHGSVTLPVARVAVDVSLSHLDRFFDYAVAPAQDAEAVPGARVRVRFAGKLRDGFIVERCAASEHEGRLATLHKVISAEPVLTSEIVRLIRRTADHYAGCFADVMRLAVPPRHAATEKATPAAHSDRPRAAPSTSAGPFRHYPTGEALLGSLRRRMSPRAAWQLTPTSAEAGDWAVGFAVAAAETLAGGRGTVAVVPDQRDLLRLQQACVEVLGERSFVVLTSDLGPAARYRAFLAVLRGDVRVVIGTRAAVFAPVRDLGLLALWDDGDDLLAEPRAPYPHAREVLAIRAAESGAAVLLAGYGRTAEVQQWVDRGWLRELKAERAAMRHSAPRVKIAGDSDFALQRDPHARETRLPHEVFELVRAALLQGPVLVQVPRAGYLVSLTCQTCRDRVRCPACSGPVRVGAASAEGQGVASCGWCGRLVTDWACPTCGEHRWRAPVVGAGRTAEELGRAFPQTPVRQSAAGRVLSTVPSGAAIVVATPGAEPTAEGGYAAALLLDTSLLLLRADLRAGEEALRRWLNVVGLVRSGADGGSVLAVGESTSRALQALVRLDPDGFAQRELAERAEARFPPAVKMIQVDGRSEALAEFLELAELPGPTEVLGPVELGPSTTGDAPVHRLTLRSPLALGQALTKAVKDVSGVRSARKSEGALRVRVDPVDIA; this is translated from the coding sequence GTGCCCGAACGCCAGATCACCCCTGAGCCGCAGCTCGCTGCGGTGCAGTCGGCGCTGTTGACAGCCCCCGACCGGGACGATGCCGAGCACGGGTCGGTGACGCTGCCGGTGGCACGGGTGGCCGTCGACGTCTCCCTGAGCCATCTGGACCGATTCTTCGACTACGCGGTTGCTCCTGCGCAGGACGCCGAGGCCGTCCCGGGTGCCCGGGTCAGGGTGCGGTTCGCCGGTAAGTTGCGGGACGGGTTCATTGTCGAACGCTGCGCGGCCAGCGAGCACGAGGGCCGGCTGGCGACGTTGCACAAGGTGATTTCCGCGGAACCGGTGCTGACCAGCGAGATCGTCCGGCTCATCCGCCGGACTGCCGACCACTACGCCGGCTGTTTTGCCGATGTGATGCGTCTGGCCGTGCCGCCGCGGCATGCGGCGACCGAGAAGGCCACTCCGGCCGCCCATTCCGACCGCCCACGGGCGGCGCCGTCGACGTCGGCCGGCCCTTTTCGGCACTACCCGACGGGTGAAGCGCTGCTCGGCTCGCTGCGCCGCCGGATGAGTCCGCGAGCCGCGTGGCAGCTGACGCCCACTTCCGCTGAGGCGGGGGACTGGGCGGTCGGATTCGCGGTCGCGGCCGCCGAGACGCTCGCCGGCGGGCGTGGCACGGTGGCCGTGGTGCCCGACCAGCGCGACCTGCTCCGTCTGCAACAGGCGTGCGTCGAGGTGCTGGGGGAGCGGTCCTTTGTCGTACTGACCTCCGATCTGGGACCAGCCGCCCGCTACCGGGCCTTTCTCGCCGTACTGCGCGGTGACGTCCGGGTGGTGATCGGCACCAGGGCGGCGGTGTTCGCGCCGGTACGCGACCTGGGACTGCTGGCCCTGTGGGATGACGGTGACGACCTGCTGGCCGAGCCGCGGGCGCCCTATCCGCATGCCCGGGAGGTGCTCGCGATCAGGGCAGCCGAGTCGGGCGCGGCTGTGCTGTTGGCTGGCTATGGCAGGACGGCCGAGGTGCAGCAGTGGGTGGACCGGGGGTGGCTGCGCGAACTCAAGGCGGAACGGGCGGCGATGCGCCACTCCGCACCGCGGGTCAAGATCGCCGGCGACAGCGACTTCGCACTGCAGCGTGACCCCCACGCTCGGGAGACCCGGCTGCCGCACGAGGTCTTCGAACTGGTCCGTGCCGCCCTGCTGCAGGGCCCGGTGCTGGTCCAGGTGCCGAGGGCGGGCTACCTGGTGTCGCTGACCTGTCAGACCTGTCGGGATCGGGTCCGGTGCCCGGCCTGCTCGGGACCGGTGCGCGTGGGCGCCGCTTCGGCGGAGGGTCAGGGCGTTGCCAGCTGCGGGTGGTGCGGTCGCCTCGTCACCGACTGGGCCTGCCCGACCTGCGGCGAGCATCGTTGGCGCGCCCCGGTGGTCGGCGCCGGGCGGACCGCCGAGGAGCTCGGCCGGGCGTTCCCTCAGACCCCGGTACGCCAGTCGGCGGCCGGGCGGGTGCTGTCAACGGTTCCGTCCGGCGCGGCGATCGTGGTCGCCACTCCTGGCGCCGAGCCGACCGCGGAGGGCGGCTACGCCGCGGCGTTGTTGTTGGACACCTCGCTGCTGCTGCTCCGAGCCGATCTGCGCGCGGGGGAGGAGGCACTGAGGCGCTGGCTGAACGTTGTCGGGCTGGTCCGCTCCGGTGCCGACGGCGGCTCCGTGCTGGCCGTGGGCGAGAGCACCAGCCGAGCGCTGCAGGCCCTGGTGCGGCTGGACCCGGATGGGTTCGCACAGCGGGAACTGGCTGAGCGTGCCGAGGCCCGGTTCCCACCGGCAGTGAAGATGATCCAGGTCGACGGCCGCTCCGAGGCACTTGCGGAGTTCCTCGAGCTCGCCGAGCTGCCCGGGCCGACTGAGGTGCTCGGCCCGGTCGAGCTCGGACCGTCGACCACCGGGGACGCGCCAGTGCACCGGCTGACGCTACGGTCCCCGCTCGCCCTCGGCCAGGCTCTCACCAAGGCGGTCAAGGACGTCTCGGGCGTCCGCAGCGCCCGCAAGAGTGAGGGCGCCCTCCGAGTCCGAGTCGACCCCGTCGACATCGCCTGA
- a CDS encoding threonine/serine ThrE exporter family protein: protein MEVPQPQSTEGGSADVRSRGRLVRSPDVTDRKLLTYLGTAMIASGQPVHEVEEQLRRVSARLGHPDAQVAATPTGLTLNLGSGEPASFESINGPLRLDQSAMVSDIRLGLLTGGLDPEEALTRLSGLRSLPSRYPGWAMHLGFLAVAFGIAMILQPGWPNLLVAAAGSVVVLGMSRLAARAQLLATLLPTVAAFAVALMVFSAADAGLIEGPLRTLLPPLAVLLPGALMVTGMSELAAGAMVAGSSRLIFGVVQLLLFTLGVLAAAKVLPVEATQLGNIRVDELGWWAAPTGLVVISVGLCLLESAPFRQLPWIGVVLLLAFAAQSVGQLLGGTAVGSFLGALAASLGASLVEAVRPQLPRLVVFLPAFWLLVPGSLGLLSVTQLGINPSEAVSTVVQVVAVICAIALGLMFGSAIARSTGRLIRRFRRRRTVPH from the coding sequence ATGGAGGTCCCGCAGCCGCAGTCGACGGAGGGCGGCAGCGCCGATGTCCGGAGCCGAGGGCGGCTGGTCCGCTCTCCCGACGTCACCGACCGGAAGCTGCTGACCTATCTCGGTACGGCCATGATCGCCAGTGGACAACCGGTGCACGAGGTGGAGGAACAGCTGCGCCGCGTGAGTGCCCGACTCGGGCATCCGGATGCCCAGGTGGCCGCCACCCCGACCGGCCTGACCCTGAACCTCGGCAGTGGCGAACCGGCCAGCTTCGAGTCGATCAACGGTCCGCTCAGGCTCGACCAGTCGGCGATGGTCAGCGACATCCGGCTCGGTCTGCTGACCGGCGGACTCGACCCGGAGGAGGCCCTGACCCGGCTCAGTGGGCTGCGTTCGCTCCCCTCGCGGTATCCCGGCTGGGCCATGCATCTGGGCTTTCTGGCTGTCGCCTTCGGCATCGCGATGATCCTGCAGCCCGGCTGGCCGAACCTGCTGGTTGCCGCGGCGGGTTCAGTCGTGGTGCTCGGCATGTCCCGCCTCGCAGCCCGAGCCCAGCTGCTGGCCACGCTGCTGCCCACCGTGGCCGCCTTCGCGGTCGCCCTGATGGTGTTCAGCGCCGCGGATGCGGGTCTTATCGAGGGGCCGCTGCGCACGCTGCTCCCGCCGCTGGCGGTGCTGCTGCCGGGAGCGTTGATGGTCACCGGCATGTCCGAGCTGGCCGCGGGTGCCATGGTCGCCGGCTCCTCCAGACTCATCTTCGGCGTCGTCCAGTTGCTCCTCTTCACCCTCGGTGTGCTCGCCGCGGCGAAGGTGCTCCCGGTCGAGGCCACTCAGCTCGGCAACATCCGGGTCGACGAGCTGGGCTGGTGGGCTGCGCCGACCGGGCTGGTCGTGATCAGTGTCGGACTCTGCCTGCTGGAGAGCGCACCGTTTCGCCAGCTGCCCTGGATCGGCGTCGTTCTGCTGCTCGCCTTCGCGGCACAGTCGGTTGGTCAGCTCCTCGGCGGCACCGCCGTGGGCAGCTTTCTGGGGGCCCTCGCCGCCAGCCTCGGCGCGTCACTGGTGGAGGCGGTCAGGCCCCAGCTTCCCCGGCTGGTCGTCTTCCTGCCCGCATTCTGGCTGCTGGTACCGGGCAGTCTCGGGCTCTTGTCGGTGACCCAGCTGGGCATCAACCCATCCGAGGCGGTCTCGACGGTGGTGCAGGTGGTCGCCGTCATCTGCGCCATCGCGCTCGGGCTGATGTTCGGTTCGGCGATCGCGCGCTCGACCGGGCGGCTGATCCGTAGGTTTCGGCGGCGGCGAACAGTGCCTCACTGA
- the metK gene encoding methionine adenosyltransferase, translated as MTGRLFTSESVTEGHPDKIADQISDSVLDELLSQDPTSRVAVETLVTTGLVVVAGEVTTQAYAEIPRIVRQRILDIGYDSSTKGFDGASCGVQVAIGAQSPDIAQGVDMAFENRTGESTDALDAQGAGDQGLMFGYACSETASKMPLPIDLAHRLAEQLSAARKDGSMAYLRPDGKTQVTVEYEGDRPVRLDTVVLSTQHAADIDLDALLTPDVRKHIVEPVLERYEIDASDYKLLVNPTGRFEIGGPMGDAGLTGRKIIVDTYGGMARHGGGAFSGKDPSKVDRSAAYAMRWVAKNVVAAGLATRCEVQVAYAIGRAHPVGFYVETFGTEIVPVKQIQQAVLAVFDLRPAAIIRDLDLKRPIYAQTAAYGHFGRELPDLTWERTDRADALAKAVQG; from the coding sequence ATGACCGGAAGACTGTTCACTTCGGAGTCTGTGACGGAAGGGCATCCCGACAAGATCGCCGACCAGATCAGCGACAGCGTCCTGGACGAGCTGCTCAGCCAGGACCCGACCAGCCGGGTCGCGGTGGAGACACTGGTCACCACCGGACTGGTGGTCGTCGCCGGCGAGGTCACCACTCAGGCGTACGCGGAGATCCCCCGGATTGTGCGGCAGCGGATCCTGGACATCGGCTACGACTCGTCGACCAAGGGCTTCGACGGCGCCTCCTGCGGGGTCCAGGTCGCGATCGGTGCCCAGTCACCCGACATCGCCCAGGGTGTGGACATGGCCTTCGAGAACCGTACCGGCGAGTCGACCGATGCCCTCGACGCGCAGGGCGCCGGCGACCAGGGACTGATGTTCGGCTATGCCTGCAGCGAGACCGCATCCAAGATGCCGCTGCCGATCGACCTGGCTCACCGGCTCGCCGAGCAGCTGTCAGCGGCGCGGAAGGACGGCTCGATGGCCTACCTGCGGCCGGATGGCAAGACCCAGGTGACGGTCGAGTACGAGGGTGACCGCCCGGTCCGGCTGGACACGGTGGTGCTGTCCACCCAGCACGCCGCCGACATCGACCTGGATGCGCTGCTCACCCCAGACGTCCGCAAACACATCGTCGAACCCGTGCTGGAGCGCTACGAGATCGACGCAAGTGACTACAAGCTGCTGGTCAACCCGACCGGCCGGTTCGAGATCGGCGGCCCGATGGGCGACGCCGGCCTGACCGGTCGGAAGATCATCGTCGACACCTATGGCGGCATGGCCAGGCACGGTGGCGGCGCCTTCTCGGGTAAGGACCCCTCGAAGGTGGACCGGTCGGCCGCGTACGCGATGCGTTGGGTGGCCAAGAATGTCGTCGCAGCCGGCCTCGCGACCCGCTGCGAGGTGCAGGTCGCCTACGCCATCGGCAGAGCCCACCCGGTCGGCTTCTATGTCGAGACCTTCGGCACCGAGATCGTGCCGGTGAAGCAGATCCAGCAGGCTGTGCTGGCCGTCTTCGATCTCCGGCCGGCAGCGATCATCCGCGACCTGGACCTGAAGCGCCCGATCTACGCCCAGACCGCCGCCTACGGCCACTTCGGCCGCGAGCTCCCCGACCTCACCTGGGAGCGCACCGACCGCGCCGACGCCCTCGCCAAGGCCGTCCAGGGCTGA
- the coaBC gene encoding bifunctional phosphopantothenoylcysteine decarboxylase/phosphopantothenate--cysteine ligase CoaBC, translating into MSRIVLGVAGGIAAYKACELTRRFTEAGHEVTVVPTEAALRFVGSATWEALSGRPVHTGVFDDVPRVPHVALGKQAELVLVAPATADLLARAASGRADDLLTNILLTARCPVVFAPAMHTEMWLHPATVANVESLRSRGTVVIDPDSGRLTGSDTGPGRLPDPAELFAIAQSVLADPDTGRRAASRDLRGLRIVVSAGGTREHLDPVRFVGNASSGLMGWALARAAVLRGAEVRLVAANVSLPPPAGVTLEQVTSTEDLHQAMTRAAKDADLVVMAAAPADFTPADSQQTKIKKSSGTDRLRVELVQTTDILAGLVRDRTDQRQLIVGFAAETAADHGSLLQLGRDKLARKGCDLLVLNAVGHGKVFGQQTSEITLLTPAGAAAPVAGSKDMLAHEIWDEALRLRAER; encoded by the coding sequence ATGAGCCGGATCGTTCTCGGTGTGGCCGGCGGCATCGCCGCCTACAAGGCGTGCGAGCTCACCCGCCGCTTCACCGAGGCCGGTCACGAGGTGACCGTCGTGCCGACCGAGGCGGCACTGAGATTCGTCGGCAGCGCGACCTGGGAGGCGCTGTCAGGTCGGCCGGTGCACACCGGTGTCTTCGACGACGTACCGAGGGTGCCGCATGTGGCGCTCGGCAAGCAGGCGGAGCTGGTGCTGGTGGCTCCGGCGACCGCGGATCTGCTGGCCCGGGCGGCGTCCGGGCGGGCCGACGACCTGCTCACCAACATCCTGCTGACCGCCCGCTGTCCGGTGGTCTTCGCTCCGGCGATGCACACCGAGATGTGGCTGCATCCGGCAACTGTCGCCAATGTGGAGTCACTGCGCAGCCGCGGAACCGTCGTCATCGACCCGGACTCGGGCCGACTGACCGGCAGCGACACCGGGCCCGGCAGGCTGCCCGACCCGGCCGAGCTCTTCGCCATCGCCCAGAGTGTCCTCGCTGACCCGGACACGGGCCGCCGCGCCGCGAGCCGGGACCTGCGCGGGCTGCGGATCGTGGTCAGCGCCGGCGGCACCAGGGAACATCTGGATCCGGTCCGTTTCGTCGGCAACGCCTCGTCGGGGCTGATGGGCTGGGCGCTGGCCCGGGCCGCCGTCCTGCGGGGTGCCGAGGTGCGCCTGGTCGCGGCGAATGTCAGCCTGCCGCCGCCGGCCGGTGTCACCCTCGAGCAGGTGACGTCCACGGAGGATCTGCACCAGGCCATGACCAGGGCGGCCAAGGACGCCGACCTGGTCGTGATGGCTGCAGCGCCGGCAGACTTCACTCCCGCCGACAGCCAGCAGACGAAGATCAAGAAGAGCAGCGGAACCGATCGACTGCGGGTTGAGCTGGTCCAGACCACGGACATCCTTGCCGGTCTGGTCCGGGACCGGACCGACCAGCGGCAGCTGATCGTCGGCTTCGCCGCGGAGACGGCCGCTGACCACGGCTCTCTGCTCCAGCTGGGCCGGGACAAGCTGGCCCGCAAGGGCTGCGACCTGCTGGTGCTCAACGCGGTCGGCCACGGCAAGGTGTTCGGCCAGCAGACGAGTGAGATCACCCTGCTCACGCCGGCTGGAGCTGCTGCTCCCGTTGCCGGGAGCAAGGACATGCTCGCGCATGAAATCTGGGACGAAGCCCTTCGGCTGAGGGCCGAAAGGTAA
- the rpoZ gene encoding DNA-directed RNA polymerase subunit omega has translation MVAEGITNPPIDELLTHSDSKYKLVLFAAKRARQINAYYSQLGEGLLDHVGPLVETTVQEKPLSIALREVNAGVLNCIDIDPEAEAAAALAAEQSGDEPSLA, from the coding sequence ATGGTTGCCGAGGGGATCACGAATCCCCCGATCGACGAGCTGCTCACCCACTCCGACTCCAAGTACAAGCTGGTGCTGTTCGCGGCCAAGCGGGCTCGTCAGATCAACGCCTACTATTCCCAACTCGGTGAGGGACTGCTGGACCATGTCGGACCGCTGGTCGAGACGACCGTCCAGGAGAAGCCGCTGTCCATCGCCCTGCGCGAGGTGAACGCCGGCGTACTGAACTGCATCGACATCGACCCCGAGGCCGAGGCTGCGGCAGCGCTCGCCGCGGAGCAGTCTGGCGACGAGCCGAGCCTGGCCTGA
- the gmk gene encoding guanylate kinase, with product MTSGTRHPSPPGGTHLTVLSGPTAVGKGTVVERLRADYPQIWVSISATTRPARPGEVNGEHYLFLTEAEFDQLIETDALLEWASVHGSARYGTPRGPVLQAISEGREALLEIDLQGARQVRQSWPDARFVFLAPPSWEELVRRLVGRGTESAEERARRLETAREEMAAASEFDHVIVNGEVGQAVEDLVGLLGL from the coding sequence GTGACGAGCGGGACACGACACCCTTCACCGCCGGGTGGGACCCATCTGACCGTTCTCTCCGGTCCGACAGCAGTGGGCAAGGGCACCGTGGTCGAGCGTCTGCGTGCCGACTACCCGCAGATCTGGGTCTCGATCTCGGCCACCACCCGACCCGCCCGGCCAGGCGAGGTGAACGGTGAGCACTACCTGTTCCTGACCGAGGCCGAGTTCGACCAGCTGATCGAAACCGATGCCTTGCTGGAATGGGCCAGTGTGCACGGCTCCGCCCGCTACGGCACCCCCAGAGGCCCCGTTCTCCAGGCGATCAGCGAGGGTCGGGAGGCCCTGCTGGAGATCGACCTGCAGGGTGCCCGGCAGGTGCGGCAGTCCTGGCCCGACGCGCGGTTCGTGTTCCTGGCCCCACCTTCGTGGGAGGAACTGGTGCGCCGGCTGGTGGGCCGGGGCACCGAGTCGGCCGAGGAAAGGGCCCGGCGGCTGGAGACCGCCCGAGAGGAGATGGCCGCCGCCTCGGAGTTCGACCACGTCATCGTCAACGGCGAAGTGGGCCAAGCCGTCGAAGACTTGGTAGGCTTGCTGGGATTGTGA
- the mihF gene encoding integration host factor, actinobacterial type, producing MSIPPLSDEQRRQARTAATEARRRRAEMKQQLRAGTLTIAEVLEIAETDAVIAHAKVIDVLKALPRVGTVRAAEAMDRFDIADNRRLRGLGKHQIAALIAEFSGQRQSAGNRES from the coding sequence GTGTCGATTCCGCCCCTCAGCGACGAACAGCGCCGGCAGGCGCGGACTGCCGCCACCGAGGCGAGGCGACGCCGCGCCGAGATGAAGCAGCAGCTGCGTGCCGGCACCCTGACCATCGCCGAGGTTCTGGAGATCGCCGAGACTGACGCGGTGATCGCCCACGCCAAGGTCATCGACGTGCTCAAGGCCCTGCCCCGGGTCGGCACGGTCCGTGCGGCCGAGGCGATGGACCGGTTCGACATCGCCGACAACCGCCGGCTGCGCGGGCTCGGCAAGCACCAGATTGCCGCCCTGATCGCCGAGTTCTCCGGCCAGCGCCAGTCGGCCGGGAACCGCGAGTCGTGA
- the pyrF gene encoding orotidine-5'-phosphate decarboxylase gives MTVATSTGTPYGQRLGETVRARGALCVGIDPHPALLDRWDLPRDVSGLERCARGLVEALGETVAVFKPQSAFFEAYGSAGIAVLERVLADCRAYGALSLLDVKRGDIGSTMDAYAAAYLADGSPLAADAITLSPYLGFGSLRGAIDLAVSNGRGVYVLALTSNPEGPQFQYAVTAEGRTVAQTIIDEASALNAASGLPIGPVGLVVGATIGRNSFDFSRLGGSILAPGLGAQGAGPEDLADVFADATTLVLPSASREIISAGPDPEALRQVAAGWLARIGPILSVG, from the coding sequence ATGACTGTCGCCACCTCGACCGGCACCCCGTACGGCCAGCGGCTTGGCGAGACGGTCCGGGCCAGGGGCGCCCTCTGTGTCGGCATCGACCCTCATCCCGCCCTGCTGGACCGCTGGGACCTGCCCCGCGACGTCTCCGGGCTGGAGCGCTGCGCGCGCGGGCTGGTGGAGGCGTTGGGGGAGACGGTCGCGGTGTTCAAGCCACAGTCGGCGTTCTTCGAGGCCTACGGCTCGGCCGGTATCGCCGTGCTGGAGCGCGTGCTTGCCGACTGCCGTGCGTACGGGGCGCTCTCGCTGCTGGACGTGAAGCGCGGTGACATCGGCTCGACCATGGACGCCTACGCGGCTGCCTACCTCGCCGACGGGTCGCCGCTGGCAGCCGATGCCATCACCCTCAGCCCCTATCTGGGGTTCGGTTCGCTCCGCGGTGCCATCGACCTGGCCGTCAGCAACGGACGCGGTGTCTACGTGCTGGCGCTGACCAGCAACCCCGAGGGCCCCCAGTTCCAGTACGCCGTCACCGCCGAAGGGCGTACGGTCGCACAGACCATCATTGACGAGGCGAGTGCCCTCAATGCGGCCAGTGGACTGCCGATCGGCCCGGTCGGGCTCGTGGTGGGCGCCACCATCGGTCGCAACTCCTTCGACTTCAGCCGGCTGGGCGGCTCGATCCTGGCGCCTGGGCTCGGCGCGCAGGGCGCTGGGCCGGAAGACCTGGCGGACGTGTTCGCTGACGCCACCACGCTGGTGCTGCCCAGCGCCAGCCGCGAGATCATCTCCGCCGGGCCCGACCCGGAGGCGCTGCGACAGGTGGCCGCCGGCTGGCTGGCCCGGATTGGGCCCATCCTCTCGGTGGGGTAG
- a CDS encoding quinone-dependent dihydroorotate dehydrogenase produces MTAAMSGRSRMLDVGYRTVLRPALFRTAGGDAERVHERTLRMIARLGGHPAALRVVGGLVGRPADGVTVAGIRFPGPVGLAAGMDKNGIGVQAWGALGFSHAELGTVTARPQPGNPRPRLFRLRDSRAIINRMGFNNDGAQALADRLDTAGVRRGNNAVGIPVGISIGKTKSTPLAEATADYLSSLRLLAPRADYVAVNVSSPNTPGLRSLQDKAALAELLGALTAEARLLAAADPAGPVPIFVKIAPDLTETALDEVLTVCHDSGIQGLIATNTTLSRDGLAPSDRMLGHESGGLSGAPLTVRARTVVRHLTSQTTLPVIGVGGILTAADGQAMLDAGASLLQVYTGYIFRGPALTSELNQLTVNQKEIVR; encoded by the coding sequence GTGACCGCAGCGATGAGCGGTCGGAGCCGGATGCTCGACGTCGGCTATCGCACCGTCCTCCGGCCGGCGCTGTTCCGCACCGCCGGAGGTGACGCCGAGCGGGTGCACGAACGCACCCTCAGGATGATCGCCCGGCTGGGGGGTCACCCGGCGGCCCTGCGTGTGGTCGGCGGCCTGGTGGGTCGGCCGGCCGACGGGGTGACGGTCGCGGGCATCCGGTTCCCCGGCCCGGTCGGCCTGGCCGCCGGGATGGACAAGAACGGCATCGGAGTCCAGGCGTGGGGCGCGCTCGGTTTCTCCCACGCCGAGCTCGGCACCGTCACCGCCCGGCCGCAGCCCGGCAACCCGCGACCGCGGTTGTTCCGCCTCCGCGACAGCCGGGCGATCATCAACCGGATGGGTTTCAACAATGACGGAGCCCAGGCTCTGGCCGACCGACTCGACACCGCCGGGGTCCGCCGTGGGAACAACGCCGTCGGCATCCCGGTCGGCATCTCCATCGGCAAGACCAAGTCGACGCCGCTGGCGGAGGCGACCGCGGACTATCTCAGCTCGCTGCGGCTGCTGGCACCACGGGCCGACTATGTCGCAGTCAACGTGTCCAGCCCGAACACGCCCGGTCTGCGCAGTCTGCAGGACAAGGCGGCGCTGGCCGAGCTGCTCGGCGCCCTCACCGCGGAGGCACGGCTGCTGGCGGCAGCGGACCCGGCCGGTCCGGTGCCGATCTTCGTCAAGATCGCTCCCGACCTGACCGAGACCGCCCTGGACGAGGTGCTGACCGTCTGCCACGACAGCGGGATCCAGGGACTCATCGCCACCAATACGACGCTGAGCCGGGACGGGTTGGCGCCGTCGGATCGGATGCTCGGTCACGAGTCGGGAGGCTTGTCCGGCGCTCCGCTGACCGTCCGGGCCCGTACGGTGGTGCGCCACCTCACCAGCCAGACCACGCTGCCTGTGATCGGGGTCGGCGGGATCCTCACCGCCGCCGACGGCCAGGCGATGCTGGACGCGGGGGCCAGCCTGCTGCAGGTCTACACCGGATACATCTTCCGTGGCCCTGCCCTGACCAGCGAGCTGAACCAGCTCACCGTCAACCAGAAGGAGATCGTCCGATGA